The genome window CTGGCACAAGCACAGCACCTTCCTTGCTCACCTTTCCGACGTCTACCGTGCTCTCAAGCTCTGGTGCGTCCCCGACGCCGTCGCCCGCTGCGGCCTCTTCCACTCCGCTTACTCCAATTCCTACGTCAACCTCGCCATCTTCGACCCCGGCACCGGCCGCGACCGCGTCCGCGACCTCGTCGGCATCCCCGCCGAACGCCTCATCCACCTCTTCTGCATCGTTCCACGCCAGCCGCTCATCCACGACGACCTCCTCTTCCACTACTCCGACGCCGAGCTCGCCAACCACCTCGCGCTCTCCGAGGACTCCCTCCGCCAGGCCAGGGAGGGCGGCGCCTCCGACCCCACCGAACCGTGGCGGGCAAAGCTCCGCACGCTTCTCCCGCCAGAAGGGATAAAGGTCAGGCACATAAGGACCGGGGAGGACGTGCCGCTGTCGCGAAGGCTGGTGGCCACTTTCCTCCTGATGACCATGGCCGACTTCGCCGACCAGCTATTCGACTTCCAAGACAAGCTCTTCGACAACGACGACGGCCGGCTGACCTTCCACGGGAACAGCTGGTCGACGCTGTGGCCGGGCCAAGGGAAGCCAGGCCTGTGGCTCAACTCCATCTCCAAGATGGGCGCCTTGTATTCGCTCATAGCCAGAGAGGAGGAGATCTACATGGAGGAGAGGAAAAGAGCAGGGCAAGGCGGAGAAGCTCTGTGTAGCAGCGAAAGGGACGAAGAGATTGAGCTGGTCATCCCGCCGGTGTTCGACAACTGCACCAAGCTTCTGGCCGCAAAGGAGCAGATACTGGCAAGGGACTTGTACTGGGATGCTGTGTGTTCTGGCGGAGAGGAGGAGCAGGGgtgggagagggtgaagaagctaCTAATTGAAAGCTGTGAGAAGAACCCATTCGTGGGGGAGCCTCACCTGGTGCTGGGGCAGGTGTATCTGAACCTGGGCAAGTATGAGGAGGCCGAGTGGGAGGCGGAGAAGGGGCTGAAGCTGATACTGGAGTGGGGGAGCAGCTGGGACAAGAGGATGTCTTGGGAGGGGTGGGTGGCTTGGGGGAGAGTGCTGCTGACAAAGGCAGAGGAGAGGTCATGGCCCCAGACTTCATGGGGGATCCTCAATCTGGGTCTCGTCAAATGAAACTTGGCTCAATTTCCCCCATATGCCTTGAGAAAACAACTGGTTTAATACTACGATGTGCAGATGTTTGAGATCTTACAGTGACTGGCAGATAAAAGATTCCAACTGGCTAAGGTACTGTTGTTGGCTTCTATCAATAGAAGAATAAATGTTGGATATTAACAACACAAAGTTACTGCAAGCCTAATCAGCATGCATCGTATTTATTTTACCATAATGACAAAGTTTTATGGCTGTTGTTAAACTGATGAAGGAAGGTTCCATCTGGTTAATGTATTGATTCTGATGACAAAATCATATACCAATCGGagaaatgatgcacaaataatttACTGGATCGAAATCTTTGGAAGTTTATGAATGCTTGGATGCAACTGGACAATAAATAGACaagactcctcctcctcctcctcctcctcgaggaAAGAGGGAAAACAGCGGGCCTTGAAGTCATGTCAATAGACGACGGTTCCCAAAAATATGTGGTAAAGAAATCAAAGATATATTTGTAGAACAATCTAATTATCGTGTTGAATTCAATTACGTGCTTTCCATAAAAAGTACCACAAAAGACCCAGTTCTACACACCCAGGCACTGATTGCGGAAAACGTTGGGACTTCAAGAGGACATATGAATGGTGAAATATGACAAAGATTTCATCTTTCGTCTTCCGATCAAGTGCTCGAAACAAATTTTAACCGAAGCGATTATAATCAGCCGATCTATGTAAGATAATAAGAAAACCCTAAAATGAAGAGAATAAAAGAAACATCCTGAACCTTACCTTAAAGCACAACAAGATGCAGCATATCGGTCATCAACTACGAACTAGCAGCcggaaattttcatcgtaagattTAGGGCTAATCTGGGGTTGTGACTGCGGGAATCAATATGCCTTGGTTGGTTCTTGAAGGCATTCATTCGCCTACGATCAATGTCATGAGATCGCTACCATATGTAATCGAGATGCAGGAATACAACTATCAAGAAAGAAGAGTTTGatcaaaggaagaggaggagggtctACAATAACACTTACATGCTCCGGATGTCTCCTCGTCGAGTTTGGGATGCTTGTTCGTCGATTTGGTGTTTCGTCGACGGGAAGAAAAGACCGACCCCTTTGAGAGAATGCGCTTCACGGCCTTCATCAAACCATGCTAAGGTATCTGATTGGACCGGGTATATCTAATTGGTTTACCATGTGATGGACCGGGTACGACCGGGTGTCTAATTGAGTTACAGCGCGCGCGCTCAGTTCGATTTGCTTCGCGGCATTCACATTCACTTCAGCCGTCCGATGCGACAATCGACGgccatga of Musa acuminata AAA Group cultivar baxijiao chromosome BXJ1-7, Cavendish_Baxijiao_AAA, whole genome shotgun sequence contains these proteins:
- the LOC135679062 gene encoding uncharacterized protein LOC135679062 yields the protein MPSGNSHSSSSQPKRELPALLHAARPFLRGELERVDPSLPSLLAVLRSVGAGECWHKHSTFLAHLSDVYRALKLWCVPDAVARCGLFHSAYSNSYVNLAIFDPGTGRDRVRDLVGIPAERLIHLFCIVPRQPLIHDDLLFHYSDAELANHLALSEDSLRQAREGGASDPTEPWRAKLRTLLPPEGIKVRHIRTGEDVPLSRRLVATFLLMTMADFADQLFDFQDKLFDNDDGRLTFHGNSWSTLWPGQGKPGLWLNSISKMGALYSLIAREEEIYMEERKRAGQGGEALCSSERDEEIELVIPPVFDNCTKLLAAKEQILARDLYWDAVCSGGEEEQGWERVKKLLIESCEKNPFVGEPHLVLGQVYLNLGKYEEAEWEAEKGLKLILEWGSSWDKRMSWEGWVAWGRVLLTKAEERSWPQTSWGILNLGLVK